Part of the Herpetosiphonaceae bacterium genome is shown below.
CGCCAGCAGCCCGACGCGCCGCCCGTAGAGCGTGCGGCCAAGGAAAAAGGTTGCGATCAGCGTGATCAGATCGGAGAGCACGCTCAGCCAGCGCCCGACCATCAGGATCTCGCCGACGCCTGTGCGCTGTGTCAGCTCGGCGACGACGCGGGTTAGCGTCGTGGGCAGCGTGCCGTAGACATAGCTGCGCGACCACGTAAAGTTGCGCGGGTTCAGCGTCGAGCAGCCGCTGCTCAGGCTCGGCGACCAATCCTCCGGCTTGTCCTGCGGGTTGCGCGGCTCCGGCACCGGGCTGGGACAGGTGCTCGTAAGATAGCTGCGCCAGTCGTCGGGCACCTCCATGCCGAAGACCGTGTAGTGCATGAAGCGCTCGTCGGGATGCTGGCCGGTCTGACCATCCCAATTGCTGAGGTTGAGCGTCCGAAAATACGCGCCGATCGCGACGATCGCCACGAGCAGCAGCGTGGTGATCAGGATCTTGCGGCGGTTGATCGAGCCTAGCGCCGATAGCGGCGTCGTCGGTTGCTGTGAATAATCCATGCTCGCGGGCGATCCTCAGTGCGCCGCCAGACCGGAGGTGTGGGAGTGGCCCCCACAGATCTTGAGATCCTTACTCCTCGGCTGGATCAGCACGCTCCATTTGCTGTGATGATGCATTAGTCCAGGCTGTGTCGCACGTAAGAACGTATTATAGCAGGCGCGGCGTGTGTCACCGTCCCGGCACGACGTAGATTGCGAAATTCTTGGCGGGCGGCGCTGCCGCGACCACACGATAGCTGCCCTCCGGGTAGGCCGCTTGCAACTCCTGTCGGCGGGCCAGATCGTCGGGGTGCAGCACGAACAGCAGCGGCTGGTCTTTGCTGCGCCGTGGCAGCGCGACCTCAGCGGGCAGATCGTGCTTGGTCTGCCAGTTGAGATCGCCGAGCACGAGCGCCAGGTTGCGCCCGTCGAGCCAGTGCGGAAACGCCAGCAGATAGGTCTGGTCGAGCGCGATGCCCTGCGACGCCTGGACCTCCCGCAGATGCCGCGCGATCTCGTGCGTGTTCTGGACGGATGCGCGATATTGCCGGTCGTAATCGTAGAAGTAGCGCACGTAGTTATGCTGCGTCGCCAGCGCCAGACCGCCGCCCAGCAGCCCGATCGCCGCCGCCCGACGCAGCGCGTGATAGGTCCTCGATCCGCTCGGCGCGTTCGTCCAGAGCAGCCCCGCGATGTGGGCCAGCGGCAGCGCGGCGATCGTAAAGATCAGCGGCGCGACGGTGCCCAGGCGATTCGCGCTCGGATTCTCGATCGGAAAAGCCAGATTCAGCGTCGATGGCAGCAGCAGCACCGGCAGCGCGACCACCAGCGCGCCGAAGCGTGGGGCGCGTCGCACCGCGATCTGATAGCCTATGAGCAGCAGACCCGCCAGCAGCGCCGCGCCGCTCACGGGATCGAGAAAGGGATCGTACTGCACCGCATTGACCACGGTGCTATCGCCGTGCCAGTTGAAGGCCAGCAGCGCCTTCCAGGTGTTGCGCGCGAAGGTTGTGAGCAGATCCTCTCCGGCTCCCAGCTCGCGCTCGGCTCCGGCGGCGCGCGTCGCAACACGATACCAGACCTGATCGGGATGCTGCACGGTGTAGCGGGCCAGCGGCAGACAGCTCAGCAGCGCTGTTGCGGCGATCAGCGCGCCATCGATCACCAGCCTGCGCCACTGCTCACGCCAGCGCCGATCGGTCAGCAGCGCCAGCCCAAGCAGCAGCGGCACCAGCAGCGGCACGATCCGAAACGAGATGTAGCCGTGCAGCCCCAGCCCGATCGCCAGCCCGCACCACAGCGCGTCCCGCCGATCGCCGCGCCGCAGGTAGCGCAGCAGCAGCCACAGCACGATCGCCGTCGGCAGCGGGCCGTAGGGAAAGCGCAGGCCCATGCGCGCGATGTTGACCACCCACTTCGAGATCGCGAAGAGCGCCGCCGCGAGCAGCCCGGCGGTCGTGCCCGCCACCTCGCGCGCCAGCAGAAAGACCGCCGGGATCGCCAGCAGGCCGATCAGCGCCGTGCCGAGCTTGAGCGTCTCGAAGGCCAGCGGCAGATCGAACAGCCGCATCAGGCCATAGGTCAGATAAAACTGGCCCGGCTCGCGCCCTGTGTTGCGCGGAAAGAAGATCGGACGCTGGCCGTTGACCAGATTGAGGATGTCGAGCAGCTTCTCGGCGTGATCGCTGGTCGGATCGGCGGGCACCTCCGAGAGGCGGTAGAAGCGAAAGAGCGCGCCGACCGCCAGAATCGCGCCCAGTGCCAGCCAGACTACCAGCCGCGATCGTCCTGTCGGTCGCTCCTGCCGCTCGTCGGCGGGCGTGACGGGCCACCACGCGCGGCACCAGGCTGCCACCGCCACCGTCCACGCGCCGACGTTGATCAGGGTGTAGGTGCCGCCACCGCTTTCGAGCCAGGCCAGCAGCGCCAGCAGCGCAGCGATGCTCAGCAGATACCAGCGCGCCATCGGTCGCTGCTCCACGATCGCCCCCAGGTGGTCGGGCGCGGGCGACGCCATGCAGAGCGCCAGCAGCCACGCGGCGCAGCCCAGGCCCAGCGCGCCGATCACGGCGATCGTGAGCTGTTGGCGCTGAAGCTGAGTTTGCGCGACGAGCAGCAGCGCCAGGCCGCCGCACGCCACGAGCGGCGCGAATGCGATGTAACGCTGCTGTAATGCCGTAAAGAACGTGGGGGGCGGCGATGAGAGCGGGCTGCGCATAGGTCTTCGCCCAACAATCTAGCTTATGGCTGGTCCGGCTTGCGCGCTTTCACCAGCACGTTCACGAAGGTTCGTTTGCGCGCGACGCGCGGCGTGTCGTTCAGCCGATCGATCAGCCGGAAGATCGCCAGGCCGAGGTTGATCGGGTTGAGCAGGCTGCCGCTGTTCTGCGCCCCTGAGAAACGATCGGCACTTTTGCGCAGCGTGGAGGGGAGGAGGTTGTGCTCGATCAGGGGCTTGCCGATGCCGTAGACCAGGAAGTGAATCAGCGGAAAGCTGTAGTGCGTGGCCTCCTCGGCGATCTCGATCTCGAAACCGGCGTCGCGGAAGCGCTGTACAAGCACCTCAGGCTCGTACAGCCGCTCGTGGTTCGACCAGATGCCGGCGATCGGGCCGCTGCGGATCGGCTGTCCGCCTAGCGCGATCCAGATATGGTTAATCGGGTCCCACCAGAAGGGATAGCGCGCGTGCGGCACCGACAGCGCCAGAATCCCGCCCGGCTTCAGCACGCGGTACAGCTCTTGCAGCGCGCCGCGATCGTCGTCGATATGCTCAAGCACTTCGCTCATCAATACTTTATCGAAGGTCGCGTCGGGGAAGGGCAGGCGCAGGATGTTGCCGTTGAGCAGCGCCGCCGGAACCTCCTCGCGCTGCGCCCAGTGCAGCCGCTCGACATCGCCGTCCAGACCCACCAGCCGCAGGCTGCGCAGCTCGCCCAGCGCCATCAGGTAAAAGCCCATGCCGCAGCCACAGTCGAAGACGCGCTCGCCGTCGCGCAGCTCAAGCCATTCCAGCAGACGAAACGCCCGGCGGCGGAAGGCCATATCGGCCTCGTTGCGCAGCAGAACCTCAAGCTTGCGCCGGTCGTCGTCGCTCAGCCCAGGCTGCCGTTGACCGTGCTCGTTTGTGATCAGCTCTTGCATACATGCTTCGTATTGATCAACCGTCCGTCGTAGATTGAAGATCGCCTGTACCGAGCTTGTGTCGGGGCGGTACGCCTCAGGATGCGTCAGCACCTCGATCAGGCCCTCCGCCAGCGCCTGCGGATCGCGCGGCGCGACCAGCAGGCCCATGCTCGTCTCCTGCACCACCACGCGCGCGCCCGGAATGTTGGACGTAACCAGGGGCGTGCCGCTCAGCAGCGCCTCGACCTGCACGATCGCAAAGCAATCGGTGCGCGACGGCAGCGTAAACACGTCGCACATGGCGTAGAAGTTGGCAAGCTGCTGCGGATCGCGCAGCAGGCCCAGCAGCGTGATGTCGTCGCGGTGCTGCTCGATCTGCGGCGCGAGACGCTCGTAGAACTTCTCGTAGGCTACGTTGGTTTCGCCCGCGAACACAAAATGGACCCCTGGGATCTGCGCTTTGATCAGCGGGATCGCGTCGAGCAAGAAGTCGAAGCCTTTTTCCTCGACGAAGCGCCCGGCAAAGCCGACCAGCGGCCTGCCGTTCAGGCCAAGCTCCGATCGCCAGGCTGCAACGGCCTCTGGCTGTGGCGCGGGGATCGTGATCGGCGGGTAGATCGCAACAAGCTTGTCGGCAAACTGCTGCAAGAAGCGCGAGTGCGCGGCGTAGTCGTGGCTGTAGGTGCTGACGCGATTCGCCAGCCGCCCGCCGATGTTCATCAGCTCGGTGACAGCCTTCTGCGTGAACTGGTTGAACGGCCCGGCGGGCATGACCAGATCGCCGTGATGCGTCATCAGCAGCGGCGTGCTCAGCGCGCGGCAGAGCGCCGCCACCAGCGCCGACTCGAACATCGGCGTGTGCATATGCACGACATCATGCGCGGCGATCTCCCTGGCTGCGGCCATCGGAAACTGCGGCATGATCATGCCCCGGCTGAGACGGCCCAGCGTCGGCAGGCGCAGCACGCGCACGCCGTTAATCGTTTCCTCGGTCGCAAGATCAGCGGCATACTGTGCCGTCAGCACCGTCACCGTATGGCCCCGCGCTGCCAGCTCTTCCGCGACACGCACCGCGTGCTGTGTCAGGCCGGTCCAGTGGGGGTAGTAATAGGTTAAAATCGAGAGAATACGCATGTAGTGGCTTTCAGGCGAGCTTACGCACGCTATTATAACGGCTGCGCGCAATTGTAACAACTCTCTGCCGATCCGAGTCTGCACTCCCATCAACGTACTGTCCAGATGACGACAAGGCGGATCGAGGCCAGAACCTAGGATCACCGTACTATTGAGCTTGCGCGAAGCTACTCGCTACAATCTCCTCACGTCGATCTAGCCTGAGTGCCTATGTTTATGCGCCGCCGCGTCCAGCATCCCGTCGAGGATGCGACGCACAAGTTGCTTTGCGACCTGATCGAGACGCCCGTGAGCGAGACGCGGGTACGTCCCGTATTGCTGCGTTCGGTCGTGGATCAACGGCGAGCGGTCTTAGCGCCGTACCCGCTCAAGAACTGGTTCGATCGGGCGCTGGTCTGGGGTGAGCGCCTGCTGGGCGTGGTCGTCGTCGTCTTTTTTTGCTGGTGGCTCGCCGATGGCTACGGTCGCGACTGGTGGCATGCCCGCCAGGTGGAGCAGCCTGTTACGCTGGCCGCTCCCGCCGCCGCTCCTGCTTCGCTGCCTCATCCTGAGCTCGGCGCGTCGCTGCCGGTGGTTGAAGATGATCTGCACCGCCCCAGCGTCAACGTCGATTATCTCACGCCCGCACGTATGTATGTCGCGCCGCTGCTGCCCACGCCAACGCCGGTTCCTGAGGCTACTCCCCGCCCCCAGCCGGTCGATCTCCGCCCCGTGCGCGTTCAGGTTCCCGCGATGGAGCTGGACTCGAAGGTCGTCGAGGTTTTTGTGCAAAATGGCGCGTGGCAGGTCGCCGACTATGCGGTCGGCTACCATCACGGCACAGGCGTCGTCGGCTACGGCAACATGGTGATGGCCGGTCATAAAGGGCTGCGGGGCAGCGTCTTTGCGCGGCTGGAGCAGCTCAAGGTCGGCGACGAGGTGATCGTCGAGGCCGCAGGGCAGCGCTTTCAATATCGCGTTCGCACCACTGGCAGCGTCTGGCCGCA
Proteins encoded:
- a CDS encoding glycosyltransferase family 39 protein, which gives rise to MRSPLSSPPPTFFTALQQRYIAFAPLVACGGLALLLVAQTQLQRQQLTIAVIGALGLGCAAWLLALCMASPAPDHLGAIVEQRPMARWYLLSIAALLALLAWLESGGGTYTLINVGAWTVAVAAWCRAWWPVTPADERQERPTGRSRLVVWLALGAILAVGALFRFYRLSEVPADPTSDHAEKLLDILNLVNGQRPIFFPRNTGREPGQFYLTYGLMRLFDLPLAFETLKLGTALIGLLAIPAVFLLAREVAGTTAGLLAAALFAISKWVVNIARMGLRFPYGPLPTAIVLWLLLRYLRRGDRRDALWCGLAIGLGLHGYISFRIVPLLVPLLLGLALLTDRRWREQWRRLVIDGALIAATALLSCLPLARYTVQHPDQVWYRVATRAAGAERELGAGEDLLTTFARNTWKALLAFNWHGDSTVVNAVQYDPFLDPVSGAALLAGLLLIGYQIAVRRAPRFGALVVALPVLLLPSTLNLAFPIENPSANRLGTVAPLIFTIAALPLAHIAGLLWTNAPSGSRTYHALRRAAAIGLLGGGLALATQHNYVRYFYDYDRQYRASVQNTHEIARHLREVQASQGIALDQTYLLAFPHWLDGRNLALVLGDLNWQTKHDLPAEVALPRRSKDQPLLFVLHPDDLARRQELQAAYPEGSYRVVAAAPPAKNFAIYVVPGR
- a CDS encoding glycosyltransferase; translated protein: MRILSILTYYYPHWTGLTQHAVRVAEELAARGHTVTVLTAQYAADLATEETINGVRVLRLPTLGRLSRGMIMPQFPMAAAREIAAHDVVHMHTPMFESALVAALCRALSTPLLMTHHGDLVMPAGPFNQFTQKAVTELMNIGGRLANRVSTYSHDYAAHSRFLQQFADKLVAIYPPITIPAPQPEAVAAWRSELGLNGRPLVGFAGRFVEEKGFDFLLDAIPLIKAQIPGVHFVFAGETNVAYEKFYERLAPQIEQHRDDITLLGLLRDPQQLANFYAMCDVFTLPSRTDCFAIVQVEALLSGTPLVTSNIPGARVVVQETSMGLLVAPRDPQALAEGLIEVLTHPEAYRPDTSSVQAIFNLRRTVDQYEACMQELITNEHGQRQPGLSDDDRRKLEVLLRNEADMAFRRRAFRLLEWLELRDGERVFDCGCGMGFYLMALGELRSLRLVGLDGDVERLHWAQREEVPAALLNGNILRLPFPDATFDKVLMSEVLEHIDDDRGALQELYRVLKPGGILALSVPHARYPFWWDPINHIWIALGGQPIRSGPIAGIWSNHERLYEPEVLVQRFRDAGFEIEIAEEATHYSFPLIHFLVYGIGKPLIEHNLLPSTLRKSADRFSGAQNSGSLLNPINLGLAIFRLIDRLNDTPRVARKRTFVNVLVKARKPDQP
- a CDS encoding sortase; this encodes MFMRRRVQHPVEDATHKLLCDLIETPVSETRVRPVLLRSVVDQRRAVLAPYPLKNWFDRALVWGERLLGVVVVVFFCWWLADGYGRDWWHARQVEQPVTLAAPAAAPASLPHPELGASLPVVEDDLHRPSVNVDYLTPARMYVAPLLPTPTPVPEATPRPQPVDLRPVRVQVPAMELDSKVVEVFVQNGAWQVADYAVGYHHGTGVVGYGNMVMAGHKGLRGSVFARLEQLKVGDEVIVEAAGQRFQYRVRTTGSVWPHQVDVMFPTEKPQLTMLTCTNWDTQRFIVIADFIGAMPPPAAAGGN